One genomic region from Rhizophagus irregularis chromosome 23, complete sequence encodes:
- a CDS encoding Vacuolar protein sorting-associated protein 29 has protein sequence MVLVLVIGDFHIPYRVHDLPLKFKKLLVPGKIQQIICTGNVCDKETFDYLRTVAADVHVVKGDYDEFPSWPLSKIITHGPLRIGVLHGHQVIPVGDAESLSIVARQMDVDILLTGHTHRFEAIEYEGKFFVNPGSATGAYSGFSSEDIKPSFVLMDIQGVVVVTYVYQLVDGDVKVDKIEYRKNYDTNRVL, from the exons ATGGTG tTAGTTTTGGTAATAGGCGACTTTCACATTCCATATCGTGTACACGATCTACCTCTAAAgtttaaaaaacttttg GTTCCAGGTAAAATACAACAAATTATATGTACAGGTAACGTATGTGATAAAGAAACTTTTGATTACTTACGGACTGTTGCTGCTGATGTACATGTCGTGAAAGGAGATTACGATGAG TTCCCAAGTTGGCcactttcaaaaattataactCATGGTCCTCTTCGCATTGGCGTTTTACACGGACATCAAGTGATTCCCGTCGGAGATGCTGAATCATTATCGATTGTAGCGCGTCAAATGGAtgttgatattttattaacaggCCATACACACAGATTTGAGGCAATCGAATATGAAGgcaaattttttgttaaccCAGGTAGTGCAACAGGTGCTTATTCTGGGTTTAGTTCAGA AGATATTAAACCATCATTCGTTCTTATGGATATTCAAGGAGTAGTTGTAGTAACTTATGTATACCAATTAGTTGATGGTGATGTTAAAGTGGACAAGATTGAATATAGGAAAAATTATGATACAAACAGAGTATTGTGA
- a CDS encoding Vacuolar protein sorting-associated protein 29 variant 2, whose product MVLVLVIGDFHIPYRVHDLPLKFKKLLVPGKIQQIICTGNVCDKETFDYLRTVAADVHVVKGDYDEFPSWPLSKIITHGPLRIGVLHGHQVIPVGDAESLSIVARQMDVDILLTGHTHRFEAIEYEGKFFVNPGSATGAYSGFSSE is encoded by the exons ATGGTG tTAGTTTTGGTAATAGGCGACTTTCACATTCCATATCGTGTACACGATCTACCTCTAAAgtttaaaaaacttttg GTTCCAGGTAAAATACAACAAATTATATGTACAGGTAACGTATGTGATAAAGAAACTTTTGATTACTTACGGACTGTTGCTGCTGATGTACATGTCGTGAAAGGAGATTACGATGAG TTCCCAAGTTGGCcactttcaaaaattataactCATGGTCCTCTTCGCATTGGCGTTTTACACGGACATCAAGTGATTCCCGTCGGAGATGCTGAATCATTATCGATTGTAGCGCGTCAAATGGAtgttgatattttattaacaggCCATACACACAGATTTGAGGCAATCGAATATGAAGgcaaattttttgttaaccCAGGTAGTGCAACAGGTGCTTATTCTGGGTTTAGTTCAGAGTGA